DNA sequence from the Halorussus limi genome:
ACAGCAAAAGGAGATAAACTCGCGCATCCACCGGGAACTCGACCGGCCGACCGACGACTGGGGCGTCCGGGTCGAAGCCGTCGAGGTCCAGTCGGTGATGCCGACCCCGACTGTCGTGAGCGCGATGGAGCAACAGACCGCGGCCGAGCGGCGGCGACGCGCGATGATTCTGGAGGCGCAGGGCGAGCGCCGGAGCGCCATCGAGACGGCCCGAGGCGAGAAGGCCGCGAACGTCATCCGAGCGCAGGGCGAGAAGCAGAGCCAGATTCTGGAGGCGCAGGGCGACTCGATTTCGACCGTCCTCGGCGCGAAGTCCGCCGAGTCGATGGGCGAACGCGCGGTCATCGACAAGGGACTGGAGACGCTCGACGCCATCGGACAGGGCGACTCGACCAGTTTCGTCCTCCCGCAGGAACTCACCTCGATGGTCGGCCGGTACGGCAAGCACCTCACGGGGAGCGACGTGGCCGGAGACGGCCGATCGCTCGACAGCCTCGACTTCGACGCCGAGACCGAGGAACTGCTCGGACTGGATGACGTGGAGGAGATGCTGTCGCCGGAGGACGGCGAGGGCGACGGGGTGAACTTCGACGAGACGGACTTCGACGAGGCCGACGAAACCACGGAGCGCGCCCCCGAGTACTCGACGTCGGAATAAGCGACGCTCCGACGCTCACCGTCAGTTCTC
Encoded proteins:
- a CDS encoding SPFH domain-containing protein, giving the protein MLDTLTVVGLLALGLVVAVLASAVEIVGPYEKRALTVFGEYRGLLGPGLNLIPPLVSRTHTFDMRTQTLDVPEQEAITEDNSPVTADAVIYIRVMDAEKAYLQVENYEKAVSDLAQTTLRAVVGDMELDETLRQQKEINSRIHRELDRPTDDWGVRVEAVEVQSVMPTPTVVSAMEQQTAAERRRRAMILEAQGERRSAIETARGEKAANVIRAQGEKQSQILEAQGDSISTVLGAKSAESMGERAVIDKGLETLDAIGQGDSTSFVLPQELTSMVGRYGKHLTGSDVAGDGRSLDSLDFDAETEELLGLDDVEEMLSPEDGEGDGVNFDETDFDEADETTERAPEYSTSE